The proteins below come from a single Treponema phagedenis genomic window:
- a CDS encoding carbohydrate ABC transporter permease, whose translation MKAVQKKAGIEKKTARWGMLFVLPSLLFFSLFSFYPIINAFIESFFDKRVLSNAPPQFVGLQNYTYIFDPGRYGNPMSFLNSLRATAVFSLGTFIPLVVCSLFFAVLISSLHGPRIKKFFQIAYYTPAILSSVVAAAIWLLIFDPRGLGNYWLNTLLGSPGVDHQWLLNGTMIQISTMIVYFWKYIGYFVILFITGLATIPPVVYEAALIDGANRMQVFWSITLPLLKPTVVLVSIMSMLQCLKTFSTQYLFTQNGASLGPINVITLNIYQTGIKLQRIGRASAMSIVLFMMMLLLTWLQFRGSKADETDY comes from the coding sequence ATGAAAGCAGTACAAAAAAAAGCAGGAATCGAGAAAAAAACCGCACGGTGGGGTATGTTGTTTGTCCTCCCATCCTTGCTCTTTTTTTCGCTTTTCAGTTTTTATCCGATTATCAATGCGTTTATCGAAAGTTTTTTTGATAAACGGGTGCTTAGTAATGCACCGCCGCAGTTTGTCGGCTTACAGAATTATACCTATATTTTTGATCCCGGCAGATACGGGAACCCTATGTCCTTTTTGAACTCGTTACGTGCAACGGCGGTGTTCAGTTTAGGAACCTTTATTCCGCTGGTAGTATGCAGTCTTTTTTTTGCGGTATTGATCAGCTCGCTGCACGGCCCGCGTATAAAAAAATTTTTCCAAATTGCTTACTATACTCCGGCTATCTTGTCCTCTGTAGTTGCTGCTGCGATCTGGCTGCTAATCTTTGATCCGCGGGGGCTGGGAAACTACTGGCTCAATACGCTGCTCGGCAGTCCGGGTGTGGATCATCAATGGCTTTTAAACGGCACGATGATTCAAATTTCAACGATGATTGTCTATTTTTGGAAATATATCGGTTACTTTGTTATTCTGTTTATTACCGGCTTGGCAACCATTCCGCCGGTTGTGTACGAAGCAGCCTTGATTGACGGAGCAAACCGTATGCAGGTTTTTTGGTCTATCACCTTGCCCTTGCTAAAACCGACGGTTGTGCTGGTTTCGATTATGTCGATGCTGCAATGTCTTAAAACCTTCAGTACGCAGTATTTGTTTACACAAAACGGTGCCTCGCTCGGGCCGATTAATGTTATTACCTTGAATATTTACCAAACCGGTATCAAACTCCAGCGTATCGGACGGGCAAGTGCAATGAGTATTGTCCTCTTTATGATGATGCTGTTGCTGACATGGCTGCAATTCCGCGGTTCAAAAGCGGACGAAACGGATTACTAA
- a CDS encoding ABC transporter substrate-binding protein: MVVLAVISAAGLYFTSCTKAAEKKTITLNYWTHEDPTRNKLEERLITEFEAQNPDIKIVRTTHSSDKLIELIQTAFAANSGPDIFTQPIENGYAYIANNRVAPMNPQAAGYKDLQAVYDAYDLDILDSVSKDGNIYALPLEVVNWCIYINKRIFRDAGLDPEKDYPKTWEDMMHVSERIVLRDGDIITRRGFDFRYPFYLVAVVPMVEQLGGKLISDDGKTAIIGDAAWRQLLTFMQQWGPSGKNLGSPTYKNARKIFDNDNNEIAMTHSGLYQEARIKADNPEFYNSNDWMVIPFPVFEHALNNVASCYYGQFLMVNGDIEAANQEAAWKFLGFLLSHEQEYLTEGGSLMQPTKTLLESETLKNMPYSDVFINDMHRSHMVYYGANSAELQMAIRSAVESVMLAGVSPEKALATLKATAQEILDEENQ, from the coding sequence ATAGTTGTCTTAGCGGTTATATCCGCTGCCGGATTATATTTTACTTCTTGCACTAAAGCAGCGGAAAAGAAGACTATTACGTTAAATTATTGGACGCATGAAGATCCTACACGGAATAAACTTGAGGAACGGCTTATCACTGAGTTTGAAGCACAGAATCCGGATATAAAAATTGTACGGACTACGCATAGTTCCGATAAACTGATTGAATTAATCCAAACGGCATTTGCTGCAAACAGCGGCCCGGATATTTTTACTCAACCGATTGAAAACGGTTACGCGTATATTGCGAATAACCGAGTTGCCCCGATGAATCCTCAAGCAGCAGGTTATAAAGATTTACAAGCGGTATATGATGCGTATGATTTGGATATTTTAGATTCTGTTTCTAAAGATGGAAATATTTATGCTTTACCGCTGGAAGTGGTAAACTGGTGTATCTATATTAATAAACGGATTTTCCGCGATGCCGGTTTAGATCCCGAAAAAGACTACCCTAAAACATGGGAAGATATGATGCACGTGTCGGAACGGATTGTACTTCGAGACGGGGATATTATTACGCGCCGAGGATTTGATTTCCGGTATCCGTTTTATTTAGTTGCAGTCGTACCAATGGTAGAACAGCTTGGAGGCAAGTTGATCAGTGATGACGGTAAAACGGCAATTATCGGTGATGCGGCATGGAGGCAATTATTAACCTTTATGCAGCAATGGGGGCCTTCAGGAAAAAACCTCGGTTCCCCCACTTATAAAAATGCACGTAAAATTTTCGATAACGATAATAATGAAATCGCGATGACCCACAGCGGTTTGTATCAGGAAGCTCGTATTAAGGCCGATAATCCGGAATTTTATAACAGCAACGACTGGATGGTTATACCGTTTCCCGTATTTGAACATGCACTCAATAATGTTGCTTCGTGCTATTACGGACAATTCCTCATGGTAAACGGCGACATAGAAGCTGCGAATCAAGAGGCTGCTTGGAAATTCTTAGGCTTTTTGCTAAGCCATGAACAAGAATATTTAACGGAGGGTGGTAGCTTAATGCAGCCGACTAAGACTCTGCTCGAATCGGAAACACTTAAAAACATGCCCTATTCCGATGTATTTATCAATGATATGCATAGATCGCATATGGTTTACTACGGAGCAAACAGTGCGGAATTGCAGATGGCAATCCGCTCGGCGGTAGAGTCTGTGATGCTGGCCGGTGTCAGCCCTGAAAAGGCACTCGCAACACTGAAAGCAACGGCACAGGAAATTCTTGACGAAGAAAATCAGTAA
- a CDS encoding ABC transporter substrate-binding protein has product MNKKLLIAAAALCTLFCISCTKEKSAEAEQITLNYWTHEDPARTELETKLIAEFEQNNPNIKVVRTTQGAAKMIELVQTAFAANQGPDIFNLSIEDEYSYIANGRVAPVDPQAAGFSDLQSIYDSYLPEILNAVTKDGKLYGLPLEITNWCIYINKKIFRDAGLDPEKDYPKTWEEMVNVSEKLVVREGDILVRRGFDFRYPYYLVAFVPMVEQLGGKLISDDGKTAIVGDEAWIQFLTFMQQWGPTGKNLGSPTYKNARNLFNKDNNDIAMATTGLYQQGRIRKDNPDFFNSNEWMVVPFPTFEKAVKQVPACYYGHFLMVNNDISKAKQQAAWKLIGHLLKHGEAYLKEGGNIIQPTKALINSQTLKDMPYSDVFINDMNKAHMVYYGANSAELQTAIRSAVESVMLAGVSPEKALATLKATAQEILDEENQ; this is encoded by the coding sequence ATGAACAAAAAGCTGTTGATTGCTGCTGCCGCACTGTGCACGCTCTTTTGTATTTCGTGTACAAAAGAAAAATCAGCGGAAGCGGAACAAATTACGCTCAACTACTGGACGCACGAGGATCCGGCGCGTACTGAGCTTGAAACAAAACTGATTGCGGAATTTGAACAAAATAACCCGAATATCAAGGTTGTCAGGACAACGCAAGGGGCAGCAAAAATGATTGAGCTGGTACAAACCGCTTTTGCCGCCAATCAAGGCCCGGATATTTTCAATCTTTCGATTGAAGATGAATATTCATACATTGCAAACGGCAGAGTGGCACCGGTAGACCCGCAAGCGGCAGGTTTTTCCGATTTACAGAGCATTTATGACAGTTATTTACCGGAAATTCTCAATGCGGTAACAAAAGACGGAAAATTATACGGCTTACCGCTCGAAATTACCAACTGGTGTATTTATATCAACAAGAAAATTTTCCGCGATGCAGGCTTAGACCCCGAAAAAGACTATCCTAAAACCTGGGAAGAAATGGTGAACGTTTCGGAAAAATTGGTAGTACGGGAAGGAGATATTCTGGTACGGCGCGGTTTTGACTTCCGGTATCCGTATTACCTTGTGGCTTTTGTGCCGATGGTAGAACAGCTCGGCGGAAAATTGATCAGCGATGACGGAAAAACCGCTATCGTCGGCGATGAGGCATGGATACAGTTTTTAACCTTTATGCAGCAGTGGGGGCCGACAGGAAAAAATCTCGGTTCGCCGACGTATAAAAACGCCCGTAATTTATTTAATAAGGATAATAATGATATTGCTATGGCAACGACGGGGCTGTATCAGCAGGGGCGTATTAGAAAAGACAATCCCGACTTTTTTAATAGCAACGAGTGGATGGTTGTTCCTTTCCCCACCTTTGAAAAAGCCGTTAAGCAAGTTCCTGCTTGCTACTACGGCCACTTCTTAATGGTTAATAACGACATTTCAAAAGCCAAGCAGCAGGCTGCATGGAAGCTCATCGGTCATTTACTCAAGCACGGCGAAGCCTATCTGAAAGAAGGCGGCAATATCATTCAGCCGACAAAGGCCTTGATTAATTCTCAAACCTTAAAGGATATGCCCTATTCCGATGTCTTTATCAACGACATGAATAAGGCACACATGGTTTACTACGGAGCAAACAGTGCAGAATTGCAGACGGCAATCCGCTCGGCGGTAGAGTCTGTGATGCTGGCCGGTGTCAGCCCTGAAAAGGCCCTTGCAACACTGAAAGCAACGGCACAGGAAATTCTTGACGAAGAAAATCAGTAA